A stretch of Vannielia litorea DNA encodes these proteins:
- a CDS encoding ABC transporter ATP-binding protein codes for MSEVLGLDGIEKTYNAGKPNEIKVLRGAGLTVAAGEVVALVAPSGSGKSTLLHIAGLLDTPTAGTVRLLGEDMGSLGDGRRTEARRAQVGFVYQFHHLLPEFTALENIVLPQLANAVERGAAEARAMDLLASVGLDNRASHRPAELSGGEQQRVAFCRALANGPALLLADEPTGNLDPGTSDTVFQALMALVRETGLAALIATHNLDLAARMDRTVRLDNGLLV; via the coding sequence ATGAGTGAGGTTCTGGGGCTCGACGGGATCGAGAAGACCTACAACGCCGGAAAGCCGAACGAGATCAAGGTTCTGCGCGGGGCGGGGCTGACCGTGGCCGCCGGCGAGGTGGTGGCGCTGGTGGCGCCCTCGGGCTCCGGCAAGTCGACGCTGCTGCACATCGCCGGGCTGCTCGACACCCCCACCGCCGGGACCGTCCGGCTGCTGGGAGAGGATATGGGATCGCTCGGGGATGGCCGGCGCACCGAGGCGCGGCGGGCACAGGTGGGCTTTGTCTACCAGTTTCACCATCTTCTGCCCGAGTTCACCGCGCTGGAGAACATCGTGCTGCCGCAGCTCGCCAACGCGGTGGAGCGCGGGGCGGCGGAGGCGCGGGCGATGGACCTTCTGGCGTCGGTGGGGCTGGACAACCGGGCCAGCCACCGCCCGGCGGAACTTTCGGGCGGCGAGCAGCAGCGGGTGGCCTTCTGCCGGGCGCTGGCCAACGGGCCGGCACTGCTTCTGGCCGATGAGCCGACCGGCAACCTCGATCCGGGCACGTCGGACACCGTGTTCCAGGCGTTGATGGCGCTTGTCCGCGAGACCGGCCTTGCCGCGCTGATCGCAACCCACAACCTCGACCTCGCCGCCCGGATGGATCGGACGGTGCGGCTGGACAACGGGCTGCTGGTGTAA
- a CDS encoding DMT family transporter — MGYTTSAAIMLAAGIGIPILAALNASLGRHLGSPASAAVVLFIVAFAAALATALVTGPAPLARFATAPREGFLAGLFVAFYVLSITWVAPQFGVGNAVIFVLLGQMISFAVIDHFGLFGAAQHSLSLLRASGIGLMALGVVLTLKG; from the coding sequence ATGGGCTATACCACCTCCGCCGCCATCATGCTCGCCGCGGGCATCGGCATTCCGATCCTCGCCGCGCTGAACGCCAGCCTCGGGCGGCACCTCGGCTCGCCCGCCTCCGCGGCGGTGGTGCTCTTCATCGTGGCCTTCGCCGCCGCCTTGGCGACCGCCCTCGTCACCGGCCCGGCCCCGCTTGCGCGCTTTGCCACCGCCCCGCGCGAGGGGTTTCTGGCAGGGCTCTTCGTGGCCTTCTACGTGCTCTCCATCACCTGGGTCGCGCCGCAGTTCGGGGTCGGCAACGCGGTGATCTTCGTGCTCCTGGGGCAGATGATCTCCTTCGCCGTGATCGACCATTTCGGTCTCTTCGGCGCGGCGCAGCACAGCCTCAGCCTCCTGAGGGCAAGCGGGATCGGGCTGATGGCGCTTGGCGTGGTGCTTACGCTGAAAGGCTAG
- a CDS encoding c-type cytochrome, protein MKTALGGIAGLAAAAAMAGAAAAQDVHEGRVLYERHCATCHGLDADGMGPMAPALVLQPVDLTELSLNNSGVFPMERVVMRIDGRDPLVSHGSPMPVYGDFFEGDDTALKAETGQPIMTSRAIADLVAYLVTLQK, encoded by the coding sequence ATGAAGACGGCTCTTGGAGGGATCGCAGGCCTCGCGGCGGCGGCGGCAATGGCGGGTGCGGCGGCGGCGCAGGATGTGCACGAGGGCCGGGTGCTCTACGAGCGGCACTGTGCCACCTGCCACGGGCTCGACGCCGACGGCATGGGGCCGATGGCCCCCGCCCTGGTGCTGCAGCCGGTGGACCTGACGGAGCTCTCGCTGAACAACAGCGGTGTGTTTCCGATGGAGCGGGTGGTGATGCGGATCGACGGGCGCGACCCGCTGGTGAGCCACGGCTCGCCGATGCCGGTTTACGGGGACTTCTTCGAGGGCGACGACACCGCGCTGAAGGCCGAGACCGGCCAGCCGATCATGACCTCGCGGGCGATCGCCGACCTGGTGGCCTATCTGGTGACGCTCCAGAAATAG